A DNA window from Cutaneotrichosporon cavernicola HIS019 DNA, chromosome: 2 contains the following coding sequences:
- a CDS encoding uncharacterized protein (PWWP domain), with translation MSEEAAPAIDGGVKPASKRNSGGAKPRKSGGAAKKGPAPQEVAKCEYGDIVLARLRGFPPWPARITDPESLPANVLALRPKNPAFQCAQFFPVGDYSWLPPKEIQPLKKHQIQSFLNEGHRKAAGNLREAYETALDPSEWDQVQDEYRRDREAAEAEADEDVDELEEEEGEDGQPAGKKRKRAAPAPKKDAKKAKVTKKAEDKPKPKADKPKSKETDKADESKSEGAAPALGEEEAPDPEAVKVKDWRHKLQRAFLQKGVPTATEMDQYDDLFKTIENYGDMKIEYLQFSKIGKVMKKIAALTNVPRDDELKITSRAEKLMKEWTDFINRSEGPGAPAANGSAGKADKAETTTSPTNNESTAPAAPAVEDPPAPEAPASEEPTAPNTEDIKVDA, from the exons ATGTCCGAGGAAGCCGCGCCGGCCAttgacggcggcgtcaagCCAGCATCCAAGCGTAATagcggcggcgccaagCCTCGCAAGTCTGGGGgcgcggccaagaagggccCAGCTCCGCAAGAGGTCGCCAAGTGCGAGTACGGCGACATTGTGCTGGCCCGTCTGCGAGGATTCCCCCCTTGGC CTGCTCGT ATCACCGACCCCGAGAGCCTGCCTGCGAACGTACTGGCGCTGCGTCCCAAGAACCCGGCGTTCCAGTGCGCGCAGTTCTTCCCTGTCGGCGACTA CTCGTGGCTCCCTCCGAAGGAGATTCAGCCTCTGAAGAAGCACCAAATTCAGTCGTTCCTCAACGAGGGCCACCGCAAAGCGGCGGGCAACTTGCGCGAGGCGTACGAGACGGCATTGGACCCGAGCGAATGGGACCAGGTGCAGGACGAGTACCGTCGCGATCGGGAGGCCgcagaggcagaggcgGATGAAGATgtcgatgagctggaggaggaagagggcgaggacgggcaGCCGGCAGGCAAGAAGCGGAAGCGCGCAGCGCCGGCACCAAAGaaggacgccaagaaggccaaggtcaCCAAGAAG gccgaggacaagcccAAACCAAAGGCAGACAAGCCCAAGTCAAAGGAAACTGACAAGGCGGACGAGTCCAAATCTGAGGGTGCGGCTCCAGCccttggggaggaggaggctcCTGACCCAGAGGCCGTAAAGGTGAAGGACTGGCGACACAAGCTGCAGCGCGCCTTTCTGCAGAAGGGCGTGCCGACCGCCACCGAGATGGACCAGTACGACGACCTGTTCAAGACGATCGAAAACTACGGTGACATGAAGATTGAGTACCTCCAATTCTCAAAGATTGGCAAGG TGATGAAGAAGATCGCGGCTCTTACAAACGTaccgcgcgacgacgagctgaaAATCACCTCGCGTGCGGAGAAACTCATGAAGGAGTGGACCGACTTCATCAACCGCAGCGAGGGACCCGGTGCGCCGGCTGCCAACGGTTCGGCAGGCAAGGcggacaaggccgagacAACGACGTCTCCTACCAACAATGAATCTACTGCGCCAGCTGCGCCTGCTGTGGAGGACCCGCCGGCTCCGGAGGCACCTGCCTCGGAAGAGCCGACAGCACCGAACACGGAGGAT